GAGCTAATAATCTATAGATTTTGGCTAGTGCCAAAAAAGAaaattaccagtaaaaactgtacaaatgcagacaacagggCCACAGAAgagatggaatggagtgcagatatagcagatttacctgAAATAAGCAGAGGAAGAGAGATGTTATTTCATTAACTTCCTGTTGTGtatggaactcccagaggggctgggggtgcttcctgtCTGTGCTTGTTACtctcagaggggctgggggggatgCCTGCCTGTGCTTGttactcccagaggggctggggggggtgcctgCCTGTGCTTGTTACTCTCAGAGGGactgggggtgcttcctgcctgTGCTTGttactcccagaggggctggggggggtgcctgCCTGTGCTTGttactcccagaggggctggggggggtgcctgCCTGTGCTTGTTACTCTCAGAGGGactgggggtgcttcctgcctgTGCTTGTTACtctcagaggggctgggggggatgCCTGCCTGTGCTTGttactcccagaggggctggggggggtgcctgCCTGTGCTTGTTACTCTCAGAGGGactgggggtgcttcctgcctgTGCTTGttactcccagaggggctggggggggtgcctgCCTGTGCTTGttactcccagaggggctggggggggtgcctgCCTGTGCTTGttactcccagaggggctgggggtgcttcctgcctgTGCTTGttactcccagaggggctgggggtgcttctgGCCTGTGTTTGTAACTCCCAGAGGTATTTTCTCTTGGTACAAGGCATAAAAGAGGctctcgggggggggggaacaagaACCTATTTATGAATAGTATTACTGTGAACTGTAATACTGTGATTCCCAATGCAGGGTTTTTTCACAGAATTCTAGCATCATTGTAGCCGTGGATAGAATTGTATCCCTGTAAATAGCATCCACATCCTGTGGGGCAATAGTGTAAGGGTTTCCCAATGTCAGTAGGCACACAGGCTATTCATCAGGGGCAGCACAGATGCATTGGTACTCAACTATTCAGAAATGCACAGACCTTTATGTATATGCACAATATGCCCATTTTTTAGCTCATCACAACTTGCACTTATGATTGTAAAAAAAGAGAACTCTTTctcctgtttctcagtctgtgacatcatcccgcccggctacagactggggaggaacccgattggctgagGGCCCCAGTGCACTATTGGGGGAGAGAGGAAAAGTGGGTACATGAAAATACAAGTGGGTATGCTGCCAGGACCAGGGTTTGAGAAGATACTCTCAGCATTTAGTGAAAGAGAACAGAAAAAAGGATGCAGGAAGGTTTCTATGGTTACTGCTCAATTGCAGTAATCAAATTGGGTGCTAATTGTATTACTGGTGCACTGGAAGTGAAGCCATTTATACTTTAATCATATGTAGCACAGCAGCTCGAGAGTCACGTTTACAGTAGTATGTGCAACACTGAGGAACAACTGGCACATTTTACACAATGGAGGAATTATATCCTTTATCCCACAATATCCTTTATGTCCACATACacacagcacttcaggctcttttgcatttgggtttgtgCTGCTCACTCACAGCCTTGGATCCGCTGCCAGACTTCCCCCATACCAGTGACAGTcacatcaattgcagcaatattacagacctctcAGCACAGTTAcctgtgtgtacaggcacatagactcctgtatgttggattcacagacacctctctatgtctctcagtcagagctctcctgtagactaactagccaggctttcaggcttcttgattggccagctgagtctaatcagtcccacctggtcagtctgtagcatttactctgcttCAGGGATTTGTGCCCAGCCAGTGTGCCATGGGGAGAGGCTGAACGGTGCCAGACGGTGTTTAAATACAAAAAGATTAAAACTGCTGACACCATGTGGTTCCTTAACCTGTGAATACCTTTACTGTGTGGATCACAACCTGATAAAGGGAGGTAATCCCGAAACAAGTCAGTGTTTAGGCAAAACAAGGGAAACCTTTGCATAGAAGATGCAGACCCTATGGTTACAGGGGGGGAAACTGGGAACAAGGGGGCcctggaccatggggtctgctttctctatagccacTGAAGGATTGTGTGTTGGTGCTAGCAGAGCCATGCCCACACTTGcttgcacaaaagaaaaaaataatttctagtgAATGAAAATAGATTATAAACCTGTTCAAGCCAGTTCGTGTATTTTTAAGAAATGGCCATATTTTCTGTTTGTGATTAGCTTGATACCTATAGAgagtgactacaatgttattacacagacagtagcgcaagttactgttcctacaacatttatttataagttatacaaaaggcaaattgttattttatgggaatgtgcaagtgtaagccctaaagttattgtttaaccACAACTCCCACATTCCCTGACAGCTCATGTAGGTTTCACATTGCTGGGTCTAAATAACGCGAATGCTGCTGCTCAACTAAgaaaaagcaagtgatatgtggcttctttcatgtttttctcataaataaccaagaaataaagttctaggtgtttgttagtgacAATTGTAAAGgggaattgggttgaatttttttagaccttcttcaaagtcttttccaggttttctatcagataggaaagatgggcaggtgggggttaagaaattaaaaaaagaggTACAAGTGAGATTGCCTTATATATGAGGCAGGGTCTTTTTCAGCATTCTGTTGTTTCCTTTTGAGTCATTTCTGCCAAATTGCAAAACTTGTGCCCTCCCATTCCCCTCATTTACTGTTGCCCAACCCTTATAAATCCACAAGTTTGCCTTTTGCGTTTTCTTTTCTATGAGAACCAACTGTGGAAAGTTACTGAACTGAAACCTCCCCTTCAGACTCTCAAAATGAAACTTCCCCTGGGAATTCTTTCTATCCTATCGGCTCTGGCAGCAACCggtaagttatatatatatatatatatatataaatctatatctATTATTGATTCTAATTTTCTTTAGCTGTTATTGGTGGTAGaactaaatgtaaaatgaaagttTTTGGGTCAATTCATCTATTGAATTCGGAAATTGCACATTTTGGCACAAGGGATCTGGCTAGTTTATAGGAATAATGAACTCAGACAGTTTAATATATGTCCATGATGGGATATAATCATTATGGAAGAATTCCAGACATGGAGCCAAAATGACCCAAAACAGAACTTTATAGCCCTCTATGACGACGTGTTGTGTTCAGGCAAGAATTGGCTGACAAGAATAAGAACTAATAGATCGTATTCACGGAGGGTATAACATACTAACACGTGgaagaaaaaaaccccacaaagagttaaaaaaatattatttaaggcAATTCAAGTGCGAAAACACTTGTGCTAAGAAAGTAGTTTCAAAGGGAAGAGTcgattttattttatcttttagtatcttatagaatggttaattctaagcaacttttcaattggtcttcattatttatttttttataatttttaattatttgccttctttttctgactctttgtagcttcaaatgggggtcactgaccccgacagccaaaaacctattgctctgtgaggctgcagttttactgttattgttactttatataaccattttctattcagtccctcatataccagcctctcattcaaaccactccctagttccTAAGGTAatgtgaaccctagcaaccagatagctgttataactccaaactggagagctgctgaacaattattgaaataattaaaaaatgacagataataaaaaaatgaagaccaattgcaaattgtctcataatattagttgcagaaaaagtcacaattttttttaggggcacatttactaaaactcttatcattttctttttttttcattttcaaactcaACTAAATTCATTTTCTCTAACATTTACTAATAAAATCCAATAGGAAAAGTCTTTGTAAGAAAAAGTAGCAAAAGATTAACATTTTTCAATTTGTTATTCGGAAACCACTTTGACtctttcaaattgttgcacaagaACCAGTGTCAAGAAtccaaaaactctttttttttgttttttttttgagacaaaagaaggatcttcctggaaagggaagggacctctgccattgacttctaccagATCTCATATTTGTTGCCCTTTTGACACATAGTAGAtctcgaaaaattcaagtttttctttttttttcagcaataaaaaatttgaatcagaaaaaaaaggcggctagtaaatgtgccccctttgtgtcaaaatggctaaaaatccaaatccaacaattcaccatcttaaacttgccgagatcatatagaagttaatggcagaagtcccttccctttcctcaaagttctttcttttgtcttaaaACTTAATAGATAGAAATAGAAAAAGTAGAGatatttttttgcgacttttcttgCAACGATCTTTCCGTGCAACtttatttttagtaaatattagagaAAACGAGTTTAGTCAAATTTATAGCGATTTAgcaaatgtgccccctagagtaggGATTTTTTTATGAAGAAGGGCAGAATGGAAGACCAAAGCCGTTATAGACCTGTACATTTAACATCAGTAGTAAGGAATGTAATGGAATCATATATGAAACTGTAATTAAATAgccaaaatgcaaaaagaaaaaaacattttttgggaaaATGGATATGGTTTTGGCTAAAGGACAAGAGACCGAGTGTTGTTAATGGTGCAAGAATGGACATGTACTGAGCGGTATTCCTCAGGGAGCAGTGCTTGATTCAGTTTTAGCCAATAAATATAAGATATTACATGTTACATCCATCTAGGGTGTTTCTACATGTTGAAGCCACAAAGTTGCGTAACGAGTGCATTGGGAAAGACAAATGCAAAATAAGGAAAAATGGTTTGGCTTATTTGAAACaaggcaaaatgcaaaataaatcttGAAGTTAATGGAATCCCAAAGCTAAATACAAACTGGATGGTAACTAAAAATCATTAAGCAGAATGGGATTTAGGAATGATAATTTCATCTACTTTAGAAGGGAACGTGCAGTAAAGCGGTGGGGAAGGCAAATCAAATAAAAGTTGCACAAAAAGAAGTATTGGTTATAGAAAGAGCGAGTTATACTGTCACTTTATTTGGCACATGTATGGGAGTAGGGGATAGAGAGCACTGGAGACACATCAGAACTAGAATAAAGCATTTACTGGATAAACAAGGTGGGCCAACTGGGCTAATTCTATCAGGGGAATTTTGATAAGATAAGTCTTAAATTGTCTCTGGGCTAGTAACCCATAGCCGCTataggtgaagacacatgggagctacttagtagcagctacttgtcacggctactaaatgccagaaaatatcctgccatagataatactgagaatcgcCTCTGCTAAAACCCATGTAGGGGAGTTGTCCTAGGAAATGTCAAGCCATGTTCTCAAACTTTTTCACGTTTTTAAAGCTCAAGATATTCTAGATTTTTaacctggcgaattgtcggatggAGATTTTCagtaaaaaagttgcagtgttgTTTCcctgtgacttttagtgctaaaaatccaactctaggaaaaaaaaacttggtggttagtaaatgggccccttagtgtcatgTGATAAAAGAAACGGAAGGAAGGGCGGAAAGAAGGGCGGaaggaagggggtccctgccctatagAATTTACAGCAGATACAGTTTCTGCAACTCTGATACAGAATCATGGGATTCTGTGGAAGGTTCTAAATGCGTCTGCAAAGAAACCTATTTCTCACTGTTAGTTCACATTCAGTAGGTTAATTGTAATGACCAATAGGGTCATTACGCattacgcgttcgcgaacttacgccaaaaagcgtgaatattcgcgaactttgcgaaccccatagacttcaatgggaaggcgaactttaaaacctagaaaagccatttctggccagaaaactgattttaaagttgtttaaagggtgccacgacctggacagtggcatgcaggagggggatcaagggcaaaaatatctctgaaaaatactttgttgacacagcgttgcgtaaaatcgcaaaggcagctggcagacctagcggaaatacgcggcgttttttgctatttcgcgctattatgaccatggaaacaggatttgctgaaaaacgccatgtgtggcttgcactgcgtttttaggccgagaaaaaatgcagcagaaaaacgccacgtgaacctaaattgcgaacatacgcggaaagttcgcgaactcccgatgttcgcgcgaattagttcgccggcgaacagttcgctacatctctaatgaccAATGAAGATGACAGTTTAAGGGACAGGGACTGAGAGAGCTGAATACATTTTCTATATTGCCACAAAATGGATGAAGTGTAAATACATACTGACTGTCTGAATTCTTTCTCTTTAGGTTATTCTCTCTCTTGTCAGACCTGCATTGGAGTCGGCAGCACTCCCTGCCAAGGCCAAAGCATGTCCTGCCCAGCTGATAATGCCTGTGCGGCTACGTACACATTAACTACTGCACGTAAGTTTTATAGCTTGTTATGGGTATATATGGCAGTTAGAGtgtggttgtgtgtgtgtatatatatatatatatatatatatatatatatatataattgaatgTATTTATGATACACACAGTCTCACCATATCAGTATGTAAGGAGGTGGGAAATGTAAATGATGAatgaccgattcagcagcttagtTATGTATTTAGAGAAAAAGCCCCGCACTACAACCCACTTATAGGGTGCTCAATGTGTAATCAAAGtatacaaaacaaaagaaaaaaaggaacacATATATAAATTAGGCACACCtatagcaaaaataaaatgtcaaacTTTATTAATTAATTCGTTAAAATTGAGTTTAAAAATTTGAAAGAGAAAGCAAGAAAAGAATTTAAAATTCGATACCCTATGCCTGTGAGCAAAGTATACTGACAAGTCTGTAGGACCAATCACGTTTGTAACATTGTGTGAACTCCTGACTCAAAGTATCAGATGAGTAGCCAATATACTGGGAACAGCAAGTTCCTTTATAGTAATACGTGAGACTTGTGCCTTCTTGTAACAAAAGTATCAGTTTCTAAATAGTCTAATGACACGATAAGTATAGTATCATATTTGTTTCTTTGTATAGATTTGACACCTGTTGCTTCACTGTTTCTTACGAATGTATGTATAACAATGAATGCTGTTAATCTACCTTGCTGTATCGTGCAATAAAGAACTTTACTCTGAAAACCTTGTGTCAAAATTTATTATCCAACAAATCAGGAGTAGTAAATAATCGTTGGCAGGGAGACCCAATCTCTCAGCGAGTTTGGTAGATTTTTGTATAAGCGCAGTCCATAGTAAAACGGAGAGTGTCAGAACAAATCCCTAAGCAGCTCTAAGCAAGTGTGAGGCGGTTGCCTAGTTGCCAAATAAGCAGTTTAGGTGGTTATTACAACTCTGAACTAGTGTTCATTATACCTGCTAAGAGCTGCTAATAATCAGTTATTATGTGAGCAGCAAGAGTCTTCTACGATCAAGAGTGGACTAATGGTAGTAGGAATAACAATATCAACTGCTGTTGCTAAATAGCAAACTTGATTCACACAATACTGAAAAAATAAGGTGAGTTAAATTGCCCTTAGGTCGACATAATTTATTTATGTACATATAGAAAATCGTAGCACTAAGGATCGCTTAATgtcaatgcagtattctgctaTCCAGTATTTTACCTAGATACGCAAATTACAAGTTTAGGATTAAATCGCCGCAGAACACTAATTTGAGGAATCAGAATGTTACCACAAACCCTGTGCCTACAACACGTACGGTTTACCTCGGCACAGGAGTTTGATTACAACAAGGTATCTGCCCAATTGTTAATTAACAAAAACGAAGGTTACAACTAGTCCCACTCATTCAATAAAGTCAGTGAGTACCTTGTGCCTACCACCTAGTATTTTTACCTCGGCACAAGGAAACACAAGCATAGGGTAtaaacgccgacgcgcgtttcgcttaAAAGCTTTGTCAAGGCAAATCAGAGTTCAGAGTTGTAATAACCACCTAAACTGCTTATTTGGCAACTAGGCAACCGCCTCACACTTGCTTAGAGCTGCTTAGGGATTTGTTCTGACAGTCTCCGTTTTACTATGGACTGCGCTTATACAAAAATCTACCAAACTCGCTGAGAGATTGGGTCTCACTGCCAACGATTATTTACTACTCCTGATTTGTTGGATAATAAATTTTGACACAAGGTTTTCAGAGTAAAGTTCTTTATTGCACGATACAGCAAGGTAGATTAACAGCATTCATTGTTATACATACATTCGTAAGAAACAGTGAAGCAACAGGTGTCAAATCTATACAAAGAAACAAATATGATACTATACTTATCGTGTCATTAGACTATTTAGAAACTGATACTTTTGTTACAAGAAGGCACAAGTCTCACGTATTACTATAAAGGAACTTGCTGTTCCCAGTATATTGGCTACTCATCTGATACTTTGAGTCAGGAGTTCACACAATGTTACAAACGTGATTGGTCCTACAGACTTGTCAGTATACTTTGCTCACAGGCATAGGGTATCGAATTTTAAATTCTTTTCTTGCTTTCTCTTTCAAATTTTTAAACTCAATTTTAACGAATTAATTAATAAAgtttgacattttatttttgctataGGTGTGCCTAATTTATATATgtgttcctttttttcttttgtttcgattcagcagcttatctgcccgtgtatgggcaccaccggtGGGACATGCCTCCCCTACTGACATCTGGCATGAATTTGGTCAGATCTCGactgggcaggtttaatttttccatcACATGTGGGACCagatcggcttgttgatgcggtctccgatccaaCTGCGCCTATGCCCTCTgttttaattagatcatttggatCAGCCCGATATTGCACACACATAGGCGGGCATAACGGGGGGACCTGACCAAACGAGTGGAACTTACAGTGTACGGCCAATTTGTAGGAGACTGCTTAAATCTgattgcagattggttgctatcggaaacatcaccagtgatattcatctccagtgttaataaatacacccattTTTATGAGACAGGTAGGGTAGAAAGAATGGGCAATTGTCAACCCAACTGGGAGGTAGAGGGAATACCCTGTAAGTTAGGAACAAACGTGAGGGGTCCTCTGGGCTTCAGGCCAACCCATGGAAAAGGAAAAAGTCCCATTCAGAGAGCCAATAGGTACTTGGGGGTGACCCTGACCAGGGCATGACAGAGAGCAGTCCTGAAAGATGGTAGTGCCAGGGAGTTGGTGAGGAACGGCTGGGGAATGTAGTCTCAAACATGATAGTGAAAgtgaaaaaaagatataaaaaggaGATATAAAACATGTAACCTAAGGGAAGGGCAATGTAATTATCTGTAATCCTACTGACAGTTGTGCCTGAAGCATCTGTGTGAATGTAATGGTGAAACTGTCAAGAGATGAATGTGGAAAAGAGGAAAAATCTTCTGTACGTTCATTAATGTGAATGTGAAAGAGAGAGAAAGGTGAGGAAGGTTTTTACTAGAATAAAATCCCTTGCACCTTTTACAAATAGGATATTATATCTAAACCCTCCAGTCcagcaggggctcatttatcaacactgggcaaatttgcccatgggcagtaacccatagcaacaaatcagggATTGgcttttttccagccagctgcacgTAGAACAATGAATGTGGCAGTTTGCTTATAGATATTGAATTAGCCGTGTTAATGGTGGGGGAGCCTGTATGTTGAAAAACGTGTGTTTGCAATAACTGATCATAAAAATATCAATTTCTGTTGTTCAGTCATAAAGCTGACCTGTTGGTTATTGCATTCCTACAGATGGGGTGACTGTAAGTCAAGTATATACCCTCTCCTGTGCCCCTCGCAGCCAGTGTGATAAACCTGGAAGTATCAGTATtcctgatgggaaaatcaaaagaGGCATCTCCTGTTGTTATACAGACGACTGCACCCCTCCCACACCGACCCGTAAGTGTCTATTATTCCTTCCAATGTTCCctataaaattattttgcattttgctttACAACTGTAATTTCTAGAGGAAGGAACATCCTCTTCCCTAGGTCGCCCATTCCTGTACTACAAGCATATGTcttgatattatatttatatcatcATCTCAGCAGCTCCACTTGCCAGAAAAAACAGAGTAGAAAGCAGGcacattaattatatatatatatatatatatatatatatatatatatatattacaccgtataagccgatccgagtataagccgaggtacctaattttacctaagaaaactggaaaaacgtattgactcgagtataagcctagggtgggaaatgcagtcgctactgctaagtttcaataatcaaaataaataccaataaaattacattaattaaggcataagtggggtatatgttttcaaatatttatttcaaagaaaaacagtaaactagctctgcaAGTGGagaacaaaaacaacaggcactggagggtctggtagtgggtggcctaatttgcacacaaaggacagagggtcccttggagggacccatgacacccgactcgagtataagccgagggtgactttttcagcacattttgggtgctgaaaaactaggcttatactcgagtatttatatatatatatatatatatatatatatataatataacatgaaataatctgtggccggcacacccgtaaaattcaaaaaaatctttttattgaagactcattgttcacaaccaatgtttcggtcctcattaggacctttatcaatatatatatatatatatatatatataaaatgcataagAGTAGGCTCTCACGTTTaccaaagtcaaaatgtgcctgggtgcagtatagtagAAAAATGTACCATAGTTCAAATTAGatgccacactcacaggacttattgaaaaaatgtattgatgAAAATATGTCAAACTAAcatttcggccgtatccacactttgagaaaggctgtgaatacggccgaaacgttagtttgacataTTTTCATCAATACtttttttcactaagtcctgtgagtgcggcatctaatttgaactatgctatatatatatatatatatatatatataaattggtggaatatataaaaataaatagtaaattagGTAAAGGATTTATTATTAACATGCCACATGTAAGAAGGCTGGAGTATGTAATTAGCCGGAACCAGGGGCCATTGACATTCCCTCCACTTGGCAGGAATCTGTATTGGCAGCACATCAAGTACAGCTGGCTAAACTGCCCTGATTTAATTCTGTTGGTTGGCTTAATGGGGACTTATTACTTCTCTCTGCATCCACCTGCTTAAAACCAAATAAATTAAAGTCCCCATATATTGTAGGGGAGAGGTCATTTCTCCTTCCAACCCCTAAATGCAGTCAGGTTTTAAATTAATATAACATGTTATATAACCTAACCTATAATTGGGAATTAATACAttgaatatgtatttttatttttttattttcttcacaTAAAGTACCAGTTGATGCCTTTCAACCTAATGGACTGGTCTGCCGTACCTGCACATCTGCAGACTCAACCTGGTGTTATACTGATGATACCATGCGATGTACTGGGGAGGAGAACAGGTGTCTCTTGCAAACTACAACGCTTACAGGTAAAGTCACTGAGATGGCAatagagagatggtgcctatagtagcagtggggggataatagcctctgggaagggactggggctgtgggatagcaggtatagtagggagagatggtgcctatagtagcagtggggggataatagcctctgggaagggactggggctgtgggatagcaggtatagtagggagagatggtgcctatagtagcagtggggggataatagcctctgggaagggactggggctgtgggatagcaggtatagtagggagagatggtgcctatagtagcagtggggggataatagcctctgggaagggactggggctgtaggatagcaggt
The sequence above is a segment of the Xenopus tropicalis strain Nigerian chromosome 7, UCB_Xtro_10.0, whole genome shotgun sequence genome. Coding sequences within it:
- the LOC100493190 gene encoding phospholipase A2 inhibitor 25 kDa subunit isoform X1 → MKLPLGILSILSALAATGYSLSCQTCIGVGSTPCQGQSMSCPADNACAATYTLTTAHGVTVSQVYTLSCAPRSQCDKPGSISIPDGKIKRGISCCYTDDCTPPTPTLPVDAFQPNGLVCRTCTSADSTWCYTDDTMRCTGEENRCLLQTTTLTGSVSSKVAVRGCATKSICDLGGTSVSSPEFSMDVKFSCTSGSFSILKWLLEQFLFGKNKEDSNVRLN
- the LOC100493190 gene encoding phospholipase A2 inhibitor 25 kDa subunit isoform X2 — translated: MKLPLGILSILSALAATGYSLSCQTCIGVGSTPCQGQSMSCPADNACAATYTLTTAHGVTVSQVYTLSCAPRSQCDKPGSISIPDGKIKRGISCCYTDDCTPPTPTLPVDAFQPNGLVCRTCTSADSTWCYTDDTMRCTGEENRCLLQTTTLTGSVSSKVAVRGCATKSICDLGSASVSSPEFSMDLKFSCTSGSFGIHQGYFMLLLVPIAFIKILY